One window from the genome of Elaeis guineensis isolate ETL-2024a chromosome 5, EG11, whole genome shotgun sequence encodes:
- the LOC105044985 gene encoding AP2-like ethylene-responsive transcription factor AIL5, whose translation MVPANNWISFSYAPMEMLLRPCSYDQIGHFQFLLQAPKLEDVLGGQRSSPTGPCSDTPTDGQDSWSLISTVHDRLQNPIPPNASYLGALALPSNAAISEVDDSASEPANPLGGFSPELRTGEFAFSAFPRPVPLALPAPGSSEGAAAGKAVTTSAAPVGSCQRTSVYRGVTRHRWTGRFEAHLWDNTCRREGQKRKGRQVYLGGYDDEEKAARAYDLAALRYWGPTATTNFPIKIYGREIEEMKAMSKQEFIASLRRKSSGFSRGASVYRGVTRHHQHGRWQARIGRVAGNKDLYLGTFSTEEEAAEAYDVAAIKFRGASAVTNFELGRYDVEAIANTDLPIGASAGRIKQSLQASNNQLTLSRSWISQQPTLIPSSVLHNPLQLPTSSGPSGPLTCSSLAPTEPDVCRQSLCWLAAHDQNSNHSNPPIGSGILQLTHPAPSQ comes from the exons ATGGTGCCGGCGAACAACTGGATCTCGTTCTCCTACGCTCCCATGGAAATGCTCCTGCGTCCTTGTAGCTACGATCAGATCGGTCACTTCCAGTTCTTGCTCCAGGCGCCGAAGCTCGAGGACGTGCTCGGCGGGCAGCGATCGTCTCCGACGGGCCCGTGCTCCGACACCCCGACCGACGGCCAGGATTCATGGTCCCTCATCAGCACGGTGCATGATCGTCTCCAGAACCCGATCCCGCCGAACGCCAGCTATTTGGGCGCCCTGGCGCTCCCCAGCAACGCCGCGATCTCGGAGGTCGACGATTCCGCTTCAGAGCCCGCGAACCCGCTCGGCGGCTTCTCGCCGGAGCTAAGGACCGGGGAGTTCGCCTTCTCGGCATTCCCGCGGCCGGTTCCACTGGCGTTACCGGCGCCGGGAAGCTCCGAGGGAGCTGCGGCGGGGAAGGCGGTGACGACGTCGGCGGCGCCGGTCGGGTCGTGCCAGAGGACGTCGGTCTACCGAGGGGTGACCAG GCACAGGTGGACGGGCCGGTTTGAGGCCCACTTATGGGACAACACGTGCCGGCGAGAGGGGCAGAAGCGGAAGGGCAGGCAAG TGTACTTGG GTGGATATGACGATGAAGAAAAGGCGGCAAGGGCCTATGATCTTGCGGCTTTGAGATATTGGGGTCCTACTGCCACTACAAACTTTCCG ATAAAAATTTACGGCAGGGAAATTGAGGAGATGAAGGCCATGTCCAAGCAAGAGTTTATTGCATCTCTAAGAAG AAAGAGCAGTGGTTTTTCGAGGGGAGCATCTGTCTACAGAGGAGTGACAAG GCATCACCAACATGGGCGTTGGCAAGCAAGGATAGGCCGTGTTGCAGGCAACAAAGATCTCTACCTAGGAACATTTT CCACGGAAGAAGAAGCTGCTGAGGCCTATGATGTTGCTGCAATCAAGTTCAGAGGTGCCAGTGCTGTCACCAACTTTGAGCTTGGTCGATATGATGTGGAAGCTATTGCAAACACAGATCTACCCATTGGAGCATCTGCAGGACGGATCAAGCAATCTCTTCAAGCCAGCAACAACCAGCTCACTCTTAGCAGGTCATGGATCTCACAGCAGCCAACTCTCATTCCCTCTTCTGTCCTTCACAACCCCTTGCAGCTTCCTACTAGTTCTGGACCTTCCGGCCCTCTGACTTGCTCCAGTTTGGCGCCCACTGAGCCAGATGTATGCAGGCAGAGTCTGTGCTGGCTTGCTGCTCATGATCAAAATAGCAACCATAGCAATCCACCAATTGGGAGTGGTATTCTCCAGCTGACACACCCTGCTCCTTCCCAGTAG